A genomic region of Xiphophorus couchianus chromosome 18, X_couchianus-1.0, whole genome shotgun sequence contains the following coding sequences:
- the LOC114161837 gene encoding nuclear mitotic apparatus protein 1 isoform X4, translating into MTNVGTKALLSWVNSITALKSEIQIDDLQDGVVLVKLIHVLKKREIPCFSDSFEDRVRFIREFLEVACKFNPTKGTPISWDSIKDGKNLTVEISKVLLLLFYHDMMNDRHTLSELDCDAEHELANMTDCYVSEKEGCVYLNKTLDTYLTRKYNESPVFLRTQKVNFVDLETVASSSVSKSPLAEVMNTPKFQMRKMRRQMIKDREYRDDLEKQLTSTVALITQKESYINQLQYRLDKVNMEQRNQEQTITEQITELEAKNNSLQLRLNELLKENKDLKSTSIYMERKVDELTGENGDLSFQMRALCSKLAVFEAENGQLTQAQASAEEEWRNKTSHLQSELNQATTQKELLYDQVQILQGKISCLEEELNKANKEEVGENMGPIMEREMLETEIISLKNELEGTLCSLRKAEEQIHTITQKLAECEEEITQYKELLKQQKAQTEQMIQAKDEIVEKLRKHLDEQRTVLEQEISDLKLQLEHVEHQKTEQMTKLQQHIEACEQEITTLKDLKREHEDLLHQTDVQMKDLEMKLEATTTLLADRDQQISNLKEEVNLFAEESKISKDEIQSKQDTLDKLLEEKSHEEEILHNKIQTLTVCTEGLNSSLKRAQEEIHFKQDLLAKTQQENAEEKKILQQQILSCQEEVQRLKGEIRQKTEELVSLKNASTQHSLSLQQEINSLKVQIENLNDALRKAEEVVRTQQGLLTKLQEETSRQTELLQQQLSASEEKVKNLNKSILAKEDRMRLMEIESLEQANGLHQEINDLKSQVECLDSSLKAAEENLQCKENQFAEQKQQNTQQIETLQMQMNVSQGEIKKLKGEIEAKEEQMVQLKTEMSTKSKSLQQEIDTLSEQLKSISSSLQIAENQIKVKEDLLAKQEQESSLQIEELRKHRTVLEHEVNQLKQNIQIKEDEVRMLKDDHCKESGVLNNEIQTLKDQVQCLNESLKSTTDQLLAKDKLLVQKEMEISQQKDSHQNIMATSEEENHRLKEVIQANEEQMGLLKSHTAEQTDVLHQEINDLKSQVECLSSSLRAAEENLQSKENQFAEQQQQTTQQIETLQIQMKASRDELKKLKVEVDAKEEQVVQLKTETSTKSESLQQEIDALNEQIKNISSSLEIAENQIKAKEDLLAKQEQESSLQIEELRKHRTVLEEEVNHLKQDIKSKEDEVQTLKADHWKESEDLNIKMQTLKNQIECLNESLQSAIYQVLAKEKLLAQKDTEISQQNDSLQNLRAASEEETSRLREEIQAKQEQLVNLKEEGATQSDMLQQEIKSLQTQLDDMAKTKKISEEELQTQKEVLQQQLSAFEEELRMLRSESQSKEEQMELLKAENAKQLNSLNQEIESLNKQVETLSALMRKTEEEIHSHEDLLAKQQKENAEQSQELESLHENVQQLNKQLEQLHSHEEEIEKLKGSQAEKENDLLEAERKLQDLQAELSEARMLIADKDQNLNTLNQEVVLQVSLLRTAKEEAEASEKIVAELKLENSKQKDVLQDEIQELKGELETISQRLCAKEQKLLETQQESAELVNNLQQQLLLVKAELDNQKEALSASLQTKDAAQALQLTTLKEKEVLLQEKEALMSKIIQVERDQRALEKRVEDAVIEKDRLAQVNQAMERTNVASCKVEADLQKELEILKMAKEQLLKRREKAEELELINGELKQQLAAKTEAAEHYKAQMEKAVSHYNSKKQLLQKSEEGNIELKQALEDKDNKLKAILQDNQILHLDLEKVQTNEKKLKGQVASLEAQLAYADQVLRTQNKIHGDGGGLTESAYLEVPRKTRLGFSTTAQVKRSMSSDSLDQSSLEDSLNTTRKLSAPGESSTPLVRSSERLAAKRRGLQAESLETLYFTPINTKRTRRNDKQSDDSDIELDSTRKNPTSSVKRRRTTQVINITMSKKTPGCSEDETFYSLHSARSQPNLTGAHAAQPMSLDMFNAPADKTKAASDQLIGLPGYRRSAVHSYNTSTFCGGAENEPDGGPEDWLRIAELQARNKACLPHLKSSYPVESETGQGSALIFTDEELRTGDPSDTMKRASMMPGQLQDSLVSHRYSLMGHTGVSTRSHRLSLMPGQLQSRPSLSSQLRSPKNSKQSSSTLSVHQISPEKKTRSSCFPHPLTPKNKNVSRGPSSSNLHPIPSPADRRQSMMFTIDNTPKSNNYLKKGLNKLRNSARKSPGKVLRKSPSHKNARKGLENSLSVNSQASVGRSAKAGSFKAPQVAAQAQRGSQATSRSAKSPGLTASARKKQDSVKKEKVF; encoded by the exons CATGAGCTTGCCAACATGACCGACTGTTATGTGAGTGAGAAAGAAGGTTGTGTTTATCTGAACAAAACACTGGACACATACTTGACAAGGAAAT ACAATGAGTCTCCAGTCTTTCTGCGTACACAGAAGGTCAACTTTGTTGATCTGGAAACGGTGGCTTCCTCCTCTGTCAG caaATCTCCTCTGGCTGAGGTCATGAATACACCTAAGTTTCAGATGAGAAAAATGCGAAGACAGATGATCAAAGACAGAGAATACAGAGATGATTTGGAGAAGCAGCTAACCAGCACAGTTGCACTAATTACCCAGAAAG aatcttATATCAACCAGTTGCAGTACCGCCTAGATAAGGTGAACATGGAACAAAGAAATCAGGAGCAGACAATCACCGAACAAATCACTGAGCTTGAGGCCAAAAACAACTC GTTACAATTGCGCCTTAACGAGCtgctaaaggaaaacaaagatttgAAGAGTACCTCTATTTATATGGAGCGGAAGGTGGATGAACTTACAGGAGAAAATGGTGATCTCTCCTTCCAG ATGAGAGCTTTGTGTTCCAAGTTGGCCGTCTTTGAAGCAGAAAACGGCCAGCTGACACAAGCTCAAGCGTCTGCTGAGGAGGAgtggagaaacaaaacaagccaTTTGCAATCAGAACTCAACCAAGCAACCACACAAAAG GAACTCTTGTATGACCAAGTTCAGATCCTCCAAGGAAAAATCTCCTGTTTAGAGGAAGAACTAAACAAAGCCAACAAAGAGGAAGTTGGGGAAAATATGGGTCCTATAATGGAG AGAGAAATGTTGGAGACTGAAATTATCAGTCTGAAGAATGAGCTTGAGGGCACACTTTGTTCCTTAAGAAAGGCAGAAGAACAGATTCATACCATAACTCAGAAGTTGGCTGAATGTGAGGAAGAAATAACTCAGTATAAAGAGCTACTTAAACAACAAAAGGCACAAACTGAACAAATGATTCAAGCCAAGGATGAAATTGTGGAGAAGCTGAGAAAACATCTGGATGAACAGAGGACGGTTCTTGAACAAGAAATCAGTGATCTGAAACTTCAGCTTGAGCATGTTGAGCACCAGAAAACTGAGCAGATGACCAAACTGCAACAACACATTGAAGCTTGTGAACAGGAAATAACAACATTAAAAGACTTAAAGAGAGAGCATGAAGATCTTCTACATCAGACTGATGTACAGATGAAGGATCTGGAGATGAAGCTGGAGGCTACTACCACTCTGTTAGCTGATAGAGACCAACAAATTTCCAACCTCAAAGAAGAAGTCAACTTGTTTGcagaagaaagtaaaataagCAAAGATGAAATTCAGTCCAAACAAGACACACTTGATAAATTACTAGAGGAAAAATCACATGAAGAAGAAATTCTTCACAATAAAATCCAAACCTTAACAGTTTGTACGGAAGGCCTTAATTCATCCCTGAAACGGGCTCAGGAAGAAATCCATTTTAAACAGGATCTGCTGGCTAAAACCCAGCAAGAGAatgctgaagaaaagaaaatacttcaGCAACAGATTTTAAGCTGTCAGGAGGAGGTGCAGAGGCTAAAAGGAGAGATTAGGCAAAAAACTGAGGAACTAGTCTCTCTCAAGAATGCTAGCACTCAACATTCTCTGTCTCTTCAGCAAGAGATCAACAGCCTAAAAGTCCAAATAGAAAATCTTAATGATGCTTTGAGAAAAGCTGAGGAAGTAGTTCGGACCCAGCAGGGCTTGCTTACAAAACTGCAGGAAGAAACGTCTCGCCAAACGGAGCTTCTGCAGCAACAACTGTCTGCTTCTGAAGAGAAGGTAAAAAACCTAAACAAGTCAATTCTAGCTAAGGAAGATCGAATGCGGCTGATGGAAATCGAAAGTTTGGAACAGGCTAATGGTTTACATCAAGAGATAAATGATTTGAAGTCTCAGGTTGAATGTCTTGATTCCTCACTGAAAGCAGCTGAAGAGAACTTGCAATGCAAGGAAAATCAGTTTGCAGaacagaaacagcagaacaCTCAGCAAATAGAAACCCTTCAAATGCAGATGAATGTGTCTCAAGGTGAGATAAAGAAGTTAAAAGGAGAGATTGAGGCTAAAGAGGAGCAGATGGTTCAGCTAAAGACGGAGATGTCTACAAAATCAAAGTCACTGCAGCAGGAGATTGACACTCTAAGTGAGCAGTTGAAAAGCATCTCCAGTTCTTTACAGATTGCTGAAAACCAAATTAAAGTCAAGGAAGACCTCTTAGCCAAACAAGAACAGGAAAGTTCTTTGCAGATTGAAGAATTAAGAAAACATAGAACAGTTCTTGAGCATGAGGTGAATCAATTGAAGCAAAACATTCAAATCAAAGAGGATGAAGTCAGAATGCTAAAAGATGATCACTGCAAGGAGTCGGGTGTCTTAAACAATGAGATCCAAACTCTGAAAGATCAAGTCCAATGTTTGAATGAATCCCTCAAGTCTACAACAGACCAACTGCTGGCTAAGGATAAGCTGTTGGTTCAGAAGGAAATGGAAATTTCTCAGCAGAAGGATTCACATCAGAACATCATGGCCACTTCTGAAGAGGAGAATCACAGACTTAAGGAAGTGATCCAGGCCAACGAGGAACAGATGGGACTCTTAAAAAGTCATACTGCTGAGCAGACAGATGTTTTACATCAGGAGATAAATGATTTGAAGTCTCAGGTTGAATGTCTTAGTTCCTCATTGAGGGCAGCTGAAGAGAACTTGCAGTCGAAGGAAAATCAGTTTGCTGAACAGCAGCAACAGACCACTCAGCAAATCGAAACCCTTCAAATACAGATGAAAGCATCTCGAGATGAGCTAAAGAAGCTGAAAGTAGAGGTTGATGCTAAAGAGGAGCAGGTGGTTCAGCTAAAGACAGAGACGTCTACAAAATCAGAGTCACTGCAGCAGGAGATTGATGCTTTAAATGAGCAGATTAAAAACATCTCTAGTTCTCTGGAGATTGCTGAAAACCAAATTAAAGCCAAGGAAGATCTCTTAGCCAAACAAGAACAGGAAAGTTCTTTGCAGATTGAAGAAttgagaaaacacagaacagttCTTGAGGAGGAGGTGAATCATCTGAAGCAAGATATTAAATCTAAAGAGGATGAAGTCCAAACATTGAAGGCTGATCACTGGAAGGAGTCGGAGGACTTAAACATTAAGATGCAAACTCTAAAGAATCAGATAGAATGTTTGAATGAATCTCTACAGTCTGCAATATACCAGGTGTTGGCTAAAGAAAAACTGCTAGCTCAGAAAGACACTGAAATTTCCCAGCAGAACGATTCACTTCAAAACTTGAGGGCTGCTTCTGAGGAAGAAACATCAAGGCTGAGGGAGGAGATCCAAGCTAAACAAGAGCAACTTGTCAACCTTAAAGAAGAAGGTGCCACACAGTCGGATATGCTTCAGCAGGAAATTAAAAGTTTGCAAACACAACTGGATGATAtggccaaaacaaaaaaaatcagtgagGAAGAGCTGCAGACTCAGAAGGAGGTTCTTCAGCAAcaactgtcggcttttgaggaAGAACTGAGGATGCTGAGAAGTGAGAGTCAATCCAAGGAAGAACAGATGGAGCTGCTGAAGGCTGAAAACGCAAAGCAGTTGAACTCGCTAAATCAAGAGATCGAAAGTTTAAACAAACAGGTGGAAACTCTCAGTGCCTTGATGAGAAAGACGGAAGAAGAAATCCACTCCCATGAAGATCTTTTGGctaagcaacaaaaagaaaacgcaGAACAGAGTCAAGAACTTGAGAGCTTACATGAGAATGTCCAACAGTTAAATAAACAGCTAGAACAACTTCACTCACATGAAGAGGAGattgaaaaattaaaaggatCCCAGgctgagaaagaaaatgaccTCCTTGAAGCTGAAAGGAAGCTTCAGGATCTGCAGGCAGAGTTGTCAGAAGCAAGGATGCTCATTGCTGACAAAGATCAAAATCTTAACACCTTGAATCAGGAGGTTGTGCTTCAAGTTAGTTTGTTGCGAACAGCAAAAGAAGAGGCTGAGGCTAGTGAGAAAATCGTGGCTGAGTTAAAGCTGGAGAACTCCAAGCAGAAAGATGTTCTTCAAGATGAGATACAGGAGCTTAAAGGAGAGTTGGAAACAATTTCTCAAAGACTTTGTGCCAAAGAGCAGAAATTACTTGAAACTCAGCAGGAGTCTGCAGAGCTGGTGAACaatctccagcagcagcttctcttGGTAAAGGCAGAGCTTGACAACCAAAAAGAGGCCCTATCTGCAAGTCTTCAAACAAAAGACGCTGCTCAGGCCTTACAGTTGACCACGCTGAAGGAAAAGGAGGTTCttttacaagaaaaagaagcaCTCATGTCCAAGATAATTCAAGTAGAGAGGGACCAAAGAGCTCTGGAGAAACGGGTTGAAGATGCAGTCATTGAGAAAGACAGGCTTGCTCAAGTCAATCAGGCCATGGAGAGGACAAATGTTGCCTCTTGTAAAGTGGAGGCTGATTTGCAAAAAGAGcttgaaattctgaaaatggCGAAAGAGCAACTTTTGAAGCggagagaaaaagcagaagaactTGAGCTCATCAATGGAGAGCTGAAGCAACAACTTGCAGCGAAAACAGAGGCTGCTGAACACTACAAGGCTCAG ATGGAGAAAGCTGTAAGCCATTACAACAGCAAGAAGCAGCTTCTCCAGAAAAGCGAAGAGGGAAACATTGAGCTTAAACAGGCTCTAGAGGATAAAGACAACAAACTCAAAGCAATTCTCCAGGATAATCAGATACTCCATCTTGACTTGGAGAAAGTCCAGACCAATGAGAAAAAACTCAAGGGTCAGGTCGCCAGTTTAGAGGCACAG CTGGCTTATGCTGATCAAGTCCTGAGAACACAGAATAAGATCCATGGTGATGGAGGTGGTCTGACAGAGTCTGCTTACCTAGAGGTTCCCAGGAAGACGCGCTTGGGTTTTAGCACTACAGCACAGGTGAAGAGGTCCATGAGCTCGGACAGTCTGGACCAAAGCTCACTGGAGGACTCTCTTAACACTACAAG gAAACTGTCTGCACCTGGAGAATCAAGCACTCCGCTAGTTCGAAGCTCAGAACGTTTGGCAGCCAAACGTCGGGGCCTTCAGGCAGAGTCACTGGAAACTCTGTATTTTACACCCATCAACACCAAACGAACTAGAAG GAATGACAAACAAAGTGATGATTCTGATATAGAGCTGGACTCGACCCGAAAAAATCCAACTTCATCTGTAAAGAGACGCAGAACCACACAGGTCATAAATATCACTATGTCCAAG AAAACTCCAGGTTGCAGTGAAGATGAGACCTTTTACAGCCTGCATTCAGCTCGCTCCCAACCAAATCTCACCGGTGCTCATGCTGCACAACCCATGTCTTTGGACATGTTTAATGCACCAGCTGACAAGACGAAAGCTGCCAGTGATCAGCTCATTGGCCTTCCAGGCTACAGACGGAGCGCTGTCCATTCATACA ATACCAGTACATTCTGTGGGGGCGCAGAGAACGAGCCTGATGGTGGGCCTGAGGATTGGCTGAGGATCGCAGAGCTGCAGGCCAGGAACAAGGCCTGCCTCCCGCATCTGAAAAGTAGCTACCCTGTGGAGTCAGAg ACTGGCCAGGGCAGTGCCTTAATTTTCACGGACGAAGAGCTTCGCACTGGGGACCCATCAGATACAATGAAACGGGCATCCATGATGCCAGGCCAACTGCAGGACTCCCTGGTCTCCCATCGCTACTCCCTCATGGGCCACACGGGGGTTAGTACTCGGTCCCATCGTCTGTCCTTGATGCCAGGCCAGCTGCAATCAAGACCATCCCTCTCCTCTCAACTGAGAAGCCCAAAGAATTCCAAGCAGTCATCATCCACATTATCTGTTCACCAGATTTCACCTGAG aaaaagacaagatcTAGCTGCTTCCCTCATCCACTCACTCCCAAGAACAAGAATGTGAGCAGGGGACCATCCAGTTCTAATCTTCACCCCATCCCTAGTCCT GCCGATCGTCGGCAGTCTATGATGTTCACGATTGACAACACCCCAAAGAGCAACAACTACCTAAAGAAAGGGCTGAACAAACTGCGCAATTCCGCTCGAAAATCTCCTGGAAAAGTTCTGAGAAAGTCGCCGTCCCACAAAAATGCTCGAAAGGGTCTGGAAAACTCCCTTTCAGTAAATTCTCAAGCCTCAGTGGGACGATCTGCGAAAGCTGGCAGCTTTAAGGCCCCACAGGTTGCAGCTCAGGCACAGAGAGGATCTCAAGCCACTAGCAGGTCTGCAAAGTCTCCTGGACTCACTGCTAGTGCTCGCAAG aaGCAAGACTCTGTAAAGAAAGAGAAGGTTTTCTGA